The DNA window GTTTAAAGAGGATGTGATGAAAAGAATTGAAGAAATAATTCACAACAACAGGTCTAATAATTAATTTATATATGAATATGTCATTGTTCAATTTAGTTTGATGATGTATAAAATTAATTTGCAAATTCGTCAAACTTTCAGATTGAATTGTGGTAACTTCAATTAGTCTGTTACAATATAAGATTGTGTTGACCCACCCGATATGGTACCACATTTTAAATGGTATCCGTTTGTATTAATGTTGCCATGTGTTAGCGTTAACTGGTTAATGGTTAGGTTTCCTCCCAGCAATAAATTTTTACCTATACCATTCATGATCAGACATTCAATCGTCAAGAGTCCACCGGAAGCAATTATAGTAAGGGTTTTGTCTATTGTGTAACATTGTGATGAATAAATTCCAGCGGGTATCTCCAATACGTCGTTCATGGAAGCCGAAAGTATTGCTTCTTCCAAAGTGCAATGATAGACCATGTCTGTCACATTCAGAATATTGCTACAGCCAAAAATTCTTGTGTGACCAGAATTTGATCCATTTCCATCATTAAATCTCGCCCCAACGGCAAGCTTCGAACCATCAGCCGAAAGTGAGACAGAATTGCCGGACCAATCTCCAGATGATAAACCATCAATATCAGTGTTGGACTGTACCCATTGGCCTCCTATTTCATTATAAATTCTTACATGACCTGCCGATGGAGCAAATCCGTCATTATTTACTGCACCAATTGATACTCTCTTCCCATTTGATGACAACGATACCGAGTATCCAGATGAATCTCCTGCCATTTCACCATCAATATCTAATCCAATTTGCGTCCAACTTCCTGAATTATCTTCAAATATTCTAACTTGACCAGAATTATTACCATTTATATCAGCTCCAATGGCCCCTATTGCAATGCGTTTCCCGTCATTCGATAAACTAACTGAATGACCAAATTGGTCCATTGACACAACCCCATCAATATCCAAACCCACTTGTGTCCATATTCCTGCAATATCTTGATACACTCGAACATGACCAGCATCAAATGCAGAACCGTCATTGAAATGGGCTCCAATTGCCACTCGTAGTCCATCAGCAGACAATGATACGACAAAGCCTGATTCATCATTTGGAGATTCACCGTCAATATCAGAACCTATTTGAATCCAGCTGCCTGCAACTTCCTTAAAAACTCTAACGTGACCTGCACCAATTCCATTTGGATTTGCAGGGGCACCAATAGCCAATTTATTTCCATCAGCAGAAAGCGAAAGGGAATAACCAAATTGATCTCCAGAAAACTCTCCTAAGATATCTGATCCTACCTGAATCCATGTTCCAGAAATTTCTTCAAATATTCTTACTTGTCCTGCCGCATAACCATTATCACTATTAAAATTTGATCCAATAGCAATTCTTGATCCATCTGAAGAAATTGAGACTGAAAATCCAGACCAATCTCCTGAAGACTTACCATTAATATCTGATCCCAGTTGAATCCAGTCCCCACCTATTTCTTTATAAACTCTTGCGTGCCCTGAAGAGTTTCCATTTCCATCATTTAGGTGGGCGCCAATTACAACTCTTTGACCATCAGCAGATAATGATATGGAATAACTAGATTCGTCGCCAGCTGCTTCGCCATTTATATTTGATCCAATTTGAGACCACTGTCCAAAGAGCACATTTGGTACAAATGCCATTATAGATAAAATAATAAACAAGTAATTTGGATTATTTTCAGAACGCATAGAAGAATTTTTATCTAATTAAATTTGAAAGCATTATACCTTAAATATAGATTAGTATTCATTTCCCCAAAGTTAGATATCTCATTTTTCAATTGAACTTAAATTTTGGCAATCGGTCAATTTGCGAATTAAGCGGTAGAATCCAGTATATAAAAACCATATATTCCATTGTTATTTAAATGACTTTACAATAAATTGAAATTTTGATTTTGTATTTTTGAGTAATAAATGAAATGAAATACCTTAAATCCATAACAATTCAATTGATAATGCTCTGGCACCTTACACCAAGCAATTCACAATCCGCATATTTTTCATATCCATACAAACAAATAACCGTTGCACAAGGTCTTCATGACATGCAGATTAGAGATGTATTAATTGATGATGATAATTATGTGTGGATTTTAACTCAGGGCGGACTAAATGGTTATGATGGGAAAAATGTCCATACTTACCAGTTAGGAAGTATTGCTGAAAGCTATATGATTAAAATCATTAAGGGTAAAAATGGACTGTTTGGTCAAAGCTCTAGTTGTATTTTTCATTTCGATGGTATTAGAACTGAAAATCTAACATCTAAGCTAAATCTCAATTTCACTAACATGAATTTACTGTTGGAGGACAAAGATGGATTCATATGGATTAAATCTGAAAACAGTCTATTTGCAGTTATGAACAATAAACTCGAACCTATAGAATGTATATATCCTGAATTAGACAACTTAAAAATTCAGTATGCTTGGGGAAATCCGTCATGGGACAATATTTATATACTAACATCTCAAAATGCATTAATTTCATTTTCTAGTGATAGGGGCATTATTTTTACTGATTCACTTACATTTCAAGCTGTTGAAAAAATATCATATACTAAAAATGGTCAGAATTCAAATCCTTCTTCAATTAATTTTTATGTTCACGGAAAAAATAACTTTGAAGGAATTTATACAATCGATAATGAACATTTGATAAAAGTGGCAAAGAGGAGTTCCTATGCTCCAAACCTTATGGCAATTAATAAAAACGCACCCCTAACTTATATCGATAATTATGATAATGTTTCAAGTCTGTTTATACTAAAAGATAGCATTTATATCCCCACAGATTGGCTACCAGTCAATCATATCAGATTTTCTTGTACCCTTGGAAGAAATATATTTGCTGGAACTGATGATGGATTTTTGGTAATTAATTTAAACGGTTTGGAAAGTTATCAAAATACATCTATAAAATATCCTTGGTCCATAATTCCATTTAGTGATACGAGTTTGCTCATTACCACATACAAATCAGGAGTCTTCGAGATAAATAAAATGGGAAAGGTGTTGAAGAGTATTAGTTTTCCAAAGAATTTTCATTACCCCTATTTTGAGACACAAATTCTATCCAATTACCAAATATTAAAATCTAAGATTTTAATTGGATCCGGTATGGGATTCTATTATCTTGATAAAGAAATAGGCAAACCAAGCCAATTGCTGCTCAACAAAGCCGCTGAAGCATTTAGTTTTGACAATTATAGGAATGCCCCAATCATTGGCACTGATATAATAAATTGGATTTCGCAAGATTATAAAGTGCTAATAGATTCAATGGATTTAAGTCAAAATGAGAAACAACCGATCAATGAATTAATTACCTATCCTGATTCTATACTATGGTCAGCGACTAATTCTGGAATTCAAAAAACATTATTACATCCTTTAAAAAAACACTTGAAGTTCTATTCAAGTTCAATAAAAAATCTTCCATGTCAAGGGGCTGTTAGTTTTGCTGTGGATCCATTTGGCAGATTCTGGGTGGGAGGTACTTGCGGACTGCTACTATATCAATCAGATCTAGATACATTTGTTTCAGTATTTGATAACATAATCCACGAAAGGATTAACCAAATTTGCATTAATCCTTCAAATATATTAATCGCAGTTTCCAACAAGAATATTTACTGCTTAAATATTTCATCTGATCAACCAGAGATATTAAGAATATTCAACTCAGATAATGGATTCAGTCTTTATGAGCCTTCAGAAAACGGAATATGTCTTACGGATAATCACCTTGTTTGGATACCTTCAGAAAACGGAATTCAACGATTAGATATTAATCAAATTTCCCAAAGTTCTATTAAACCTTCAATTAAAATTTTATCAATAGGTAATAATACCATCGGTCTTGATCCAAAGAAATTGGACCAATTTGAAGTTAACGGTTCATCGGCACTAATTAATTTCTACATTATAAGTCATGACTCAGAGAAATGGCAATTTAAATTCAAATTAAATAGTCATGAGAGCCCAATATGGCAGCAAGGAACTGAAATATTAATTCAAAATTTAAAACATGGGGTAAATGTCATTGAAATTATTGCTTGTACTATTAATCAGAATTCTAATATTTGTATAAAATTCAAAACTAATATTAAGACAAACCTACCTTTTATTCAAAGACAGTCTAGTTATTTTACTATTGGATTGCTTTTTATTATTTTGGTTTGCGTAATTATATGGTACTATATATCAACTTTAAAGACTAAACAAAAACTATCTCATTTAAATTTAGATCTTCTTAAAAATAGATTACGCACTATACAGAGTTATTTAAATCCACATTTTCTATTCAATACACTTACTACCCTTCAAGACTATATCTTGCATAAGGATCGACATGAAGGCAGCGATTTGATTGTTCGACTTTCTAGAATATTTAGACATGTTTTGAAACTAGGCTACTTAGAAAAGAAAAATAATGGGTTCCAAATAGATCTCATTAAGTTATCAGAAGAATTGTCATTAATTAAAGATATCGTATTTCTTCAAAATCTTCAACAAGTTAAACCTGTGCTTTTTGCAATAGAATTGGCTGAACATCTCAATGCTGAACATATTTTTATACCGCCTCTTTTAATTCAACCATTCGTAGAAAATTCTTTTAAGCATGCTTTCACTGGCAAAGAATCTGCGCCAGAAATCAAATTGATATTTACTATGAATGAAAAACAATTATTCATTAATATCCAAGATAATGGAAAAGGATTTGATAAAAATTCTAAATCAACACATGGGACCAATATTGGATTAAGATTAGCGAAAGAAAGAATGGATATTCTTAATTCATTAAATATTGAAAACAATATTACAATAGATAACTTGAGTCCAACTGGTACTGAAGTAAGTATAACCATAAAACGAATACAATGAAAGCCATAATTGTCGAAGACAACCCATCAGCGGTAAATTTACTAAAATCATTTTTACTCGAATATCCATTACCCATAGATGTTTGCTTTGTAGCTGCTGATGTCGATGAGGCTTCTAAAGCGATTCAAAAACATCGTCCAGAACTTTGGTTTTTAGATATTCAATTATCAGATCAATTGGTCTTTAATTTATTCAATGAATTAGATCCTGAAATTGTAAAGTCGTCATCCATAATATTTATTACAGCATATTTCAATGCTGATTACATCCATCAAGCATTGAAAACAGCTGCTGTGGATTACATACAAAAACCATTTGACATTGATCAACTATTTAAAGCCATCGATAACGCTATATCCAAGTCTCAAAGCAACGATTTATTGTCTAGAATTGCAAATCTGGAACATTTGGTTAATAATATGGCAAATAAAGATAATAAATTACCGCTTTTTAGGGTAAATGGTAAAATAGACTATGTGGCACTTGATGAAGTTATTTATTTCAATTCAGATGATACCATTACTAGATTTCACTTAAAAACATCTGAAATTATACCTTCTTCTAAATCATTAAAATATTACACAGATTATGTTGAAGACTTAAAGCAATTCTTTAAAATCTCAAAACAGGCGGTTATCAACTTAAATCATTTACTGACATTTGATAAGAAAACGTCGACAGTGCATTTAGATGGACCAACAACGCTAGAAGTATCTCGTCGCTGTTCAACAGAACTTGCTGATCGCTTTAAAAGAAAATCTGAAAATTCTTAAACAACTAAAATGTTATTGGTAAAATTAGCATTTTAACACATTAAGTTTATCTGTTGTTACTTTTTACAACTTCTCCTACCATATTAAAATAAGCTGAATACATCTTGCCGACTTCCTTGAGTCTAACTTTTTCTACAATGGCATTATTTTTGGAAAATTCAATTTCCCGTTGTGTTTTGTATTTCTCAAGGTCAACTGATATAGCCAATTCTTTTGCTTTAATAGTTGCATCAGTTTGCATTTTTTTCATAAGATATTCATGATTATTAACTGCATCAAGTTTCTTTGCTGCAATATCATCCTCATATTTTTTGATTTTAAAATCCCACTGTTTTTTAGCATTTGCATCTAGCGATTTGCGGATTTTATTCTCAAGAATTTGCTTTCTATCCGAACAATTTTTACTGATTTTAGTAATTTCGGTAAGTACTTGTATGCATTTATTTAAATTTCCATTGGCGTAAAATGATTCAGCAGCTAATATATATTTCTCACAAACAGCAAAGTCCATTTCATCTAAATATTTATCTACTTTATTTATACACTTTGAATTTAGTGGTAATACCATAATCTTATCATAGGCATCTGAAAATAATTCTTGGTGAATT is part of the Candidatus Vicinibacter affinis genome and encodes:
- a CDS encoding histidine kinase, with amino-acid sequence MKYLKSITIQLIMLWHLTPSNSQSAYFSYPYKQITVAQGLHDMQIRDVLIDDDNYVWILTQGGLNGYDGKNVHTYQLGSIAESYMIKIIKGKNGLFGQSSSCIFHFDGIRTENLTSKLNLNFTNMNLLLEDKDGFIWIKSENSLFAVMNNKLEPIECIYPELDNLKIQYAWGNPSWDNIYILTSQNALISFSSDRGIIFTDSLTFQAVEKISYTKNGQNSNPSSINFYVHGKNNFEGIYTIDNEHLIKVAKRSSYAPNLMAINKNAPLTYIDNYDNVSSLFILKDSIYIPTDWLPVNHIRFSCTLGRNIFAGTDDGFLVINLNGLESYQNTSIKYPWSIIPFSDTSLLITTYKSGVFEINKMGKVLKSISFPKNFHYPYFETQILSNYQILKSKILIGSGMGFYYLDKEIGKPSQLLLNKAAEAFSFDNYRNAPIIGTDIINWISQDYKVLIDSMDLSQNEKQPINELITYPDSILWSATNSGIQKTLLHPLKKHLKFYSSSIKNLPCQGAVSFAVDPFGRFWVGGTCGLLLYQSDLDTFVSVFDNIIHERINQICINPSNILIAVSNKNIYCLNISSDQPEILRIFNSDNGFSLYEPSENGICLTDNHLVWIPSENGIQRLDINQISQSSIKPSIKILSIGNNTIGLDPKKLDQFEVNGSSALINFYIISHDSEKWQFKFKLNSHESPIWQQGTEILIQNLKHGVNVIEIIACTINQNSNICIKFKTNIKTNLPFIQRQSSYFTIGLLFIILVCVIIWYYISTLKTKQKLSHLNLDLLKNRLRTIQSYLNPHFLFNTLTTLQDYILHKDRHEGSDLIVRLSRIFRHVLKLGYLEKKNNGFQIDLIKLSEELSLIKDIVFLQNLQQVKPVLFAIELAEHLNAEHIFIPPLLIQPFVENSFKHAFTGKESAPEIKLIFTMNEKQLFINIQDNGKGFDKNSKSTHGTNIGLRLAKERMDILNSLNIENNITIDNLSPTGTEVSITIKRIQ
- a CDS encoding response regulator transcription factor, encoding MKAIIVEDNPSAVNLLKSFLLEYPLPIDVCFVAADVDEASKAIQKHRPELWFLDIQLSDQLVFNLFNELDPEIVKSSSIIFITAYFNADYIHQALKTAAVDYIQKPFDIDQLFKAIDNAISKSQSNDLLSRIANLEHLVNNMANKDNKLPLFRVNGKIDYVALDEVIYFNSDDTITRFHLKTSEIIPSSKSLKYYTDYVEDLKQFFKISKQAVINLNHLLTFDKKTSTVHLDGPTTLEVSRRCSTELADRFKRKSENS